The segment TATCTCACCCTGGGGGCCAAACAGCTGCTGGTCACAGTCTGGCAGGgcaaagggagaagagaaaatggCTTAGAGAAGTATCCAGCACCTCCAAGAAAGAAATCATTTAAATTAAACACAGGCAGAACAGTTTCTTTAGGGATTTTCATCTGGGAACCTTCAATCTGCAAACACTTGTGGGGGGGTTGTTTTAAAGCAAAGGGGGAGTCCACAATTAATACTGATTCCAACACTCCTCAAGAAGGGGATTGTTAGTTGCTAAAAATGAACAAGGTTTCCATAGACTTTCATAGGCAAGCACCATTCATGGAACCCTGTGGGCCTTAATCTAAAGCAAGAGCAAAGCTCTCAGTCCAGTACCTTGGTAATATTTTttggctgcagttctgctgttgTACTTCAGGATGACCCCGTTTCCTGGCAGCACAACACGCTGTTTCACAATCAGTGTGTTGGTTCTGGAATTTATCAGTGACAGAGGGAGCTTCCTGCAGCCTGTCCGCCACATCATTCGCCCAGAAAACAGCAGGACCTCACCTGGAACAGATGAGCACAGGCCTAGAAACACTTCTCTTTTGAGTAAAAGCCACAGTCTCTCTTACACAGGTCTGGAATCAAGTAATTTCTGCATCTTGTTTCTATCTTATCAAAATCTGTCATGAGAACAGGCCAGTTAACTAATCTAACTGCTGATTCCAGCTAGAGAGTACATTAGTTTGATACCAGGCTAAAACAAGCAGCTTCTTTAACCCCATAAACTCCTTTCACCTTTTATCTACCAACAAAACAGGTAAGAAACCACTGAGTGAAGGGAGGACAAGCAGCATCTTCACTTTGTTCCATCTGGCAACAACTTGGTGGAacagaaaaactcagaaaaatgctttcagagATTATTACAGAGGCTCCCAGAGCTTTTCAAGGCACCAGAAGAGATGCAGCTTGAGGTGCAGCTTTGCCaaagggccaggctggatcccagggctgcaggcagtACCTGCACTGCAGTTGAGGGAGCTCTCCAGGATGGTGACCGAGATCTCCTCCCGCAGGGGACGCCCGATGGCCACCGTGCAGTCCCTGCTCTCCACACCTCTCATGTTGATGATGCCAGTGGCATTGAGAAAGAGGTTTCCACACACACCTGGACAGTAGAAACAGGTGGGAAACACATAAGGAAGTAGAGGAAAACAACTCCCTTTGTGGCACAATGAACAGGTAAGGTCACATATTCTGGGTAAAGCACAGGAAGAGTCAAAGAATCCCAGAACCACAGAAGATCCTgagttgggagggacccacaagggTCATGAAGCccaactcctgaccctgcaGGACTAGCCCaggaatcacaccatgtgcttGACAGTGTTGTCTAAACACTCCCTGAAATCTTGAGCTGCTGTCCCAAGTCAGAATGAATTTTGGGAAGCACAGGGAAGCCAGTCATCGTTCCCAGCTCAGGTAACATGGATGTGCTGGAACAGCAGATTTCCCCTCCCAGCCAGATGGATTCCCTCCcatgctcctgtccctgtctggCAGCAGGATCacctcagcccagctgcacacaggaaGCTCCTTTTGGCCGTGCTCTCCTCACCTCCACCGGGCTTTGTCTGCTCTGGGGGCCCAGCAGACAGAGGGACATCCAGCTCcttgtgtctgtgctctgtggcagctgcagctgtgctcaggtgtgtggctgctgtcactggctgcagctctgccccaggggaCAGGGTCCCCTCCTGCTCAGGAcagggccctgcagagcagccacgCACCACGACGGCCTTGGGGAAGCGCCGGCAGAAAAGGGGGTTCACGGGCTTGTGGGTCAGAGAGCTGAGGCAGAAATCCTGCCTGGTCTGAATGCCATTCCCACAGGATGTTGAACACTGCAGAAGAAGAAACCCACAGGCTTTTATCCCAGCATTCCAGCTGGTGTTGTGAAATAAATGCATTGATAAGCTCATGCATGATCTGGGGGGCTTCCACCACTTGCCCTGCCAGTGCTCTTGTTCCATCAGCTATAAGATGCCCCACCTTCCAGGGGACCTTCCAAACTATATATTTAAATTGCAGAACCACttcctaaaaaaatcctaaaatatcTGCATTCCAATAGAAAACATGCCAAAACCATTTCTAAGCTGCAGCCAAAACTTTAGCTGAGGAAGGTGGGAAGCAAACCTACGGCTGCTAAACACAGGGCAGTGGAACGGATGGAAAACATCCCTGGAAACTGTTCAGCATTTCTGTGGGAAGCCAACAGACAAGGCAGAAGTTGTTATTtctcccctgcagcctccagggaagggaagagctgggaaacTGCTGCATCTGGAGGGGAGCAGGTACCTGTGACCACTCGCTGAAGCTCCACTCGTAGGAGCACGTTCTGatgacacaggggacactggtGAGGGGCTTCTCTGCCACAGGGCACAAATGTTCCTCCTGCAAGACCTCCTGGCCATGGAGGATCTGCACACAGGTGACCAGCTGCACTGCTaagcccagcccacagctggaggagcagggccCAGCTGGGGTTACCTTCCACctgacagggcagggaggatAAAAAGTGAATTAGTGATGAATCCTCACCCTGTctctcactgcagctccctcacccttccttcttcttcatcctCTGTCTCACATGGTCTGTGGTACTTGGAATGCAGCCTGGTGCAGGTTTGGAGTTGGACACATAGGGCATTCCCATTTTGCCAGGAGCCCAGAGATTTCAAATCCACACTGAATCTTTCTCTGTGTCCATCACCACCCTCCCCAGGGTAACACACACAGGCTTAACTGCAGAGCAATCTTATCTCCCtccaaaacacaaacaccacTGAGCTCTCAGATCAGGACCAGACCCAGAGGCCCTGGGAGTGGCATCCTGTAAGAAAAGttccagcagctttccagtCCCACAGCAAACAGGGCAGGGCAAGCTCACCACAAATCCTAAGGAAAGTACAATgcatttccttcagttttcagagcagctgttcTAGATTCTGAGAGTATTTAATTCTTGCTACTTTCCTTGATGCTCTGTGGAAACTGTACAGCTGGCAAATGTGTCACCACCTTCTGCAGCTATGGATTTGTTCCTGCTTTCCCAGAGCAATAAGGGATTGAgaggttttctgtttttctctggaCTCAGACTCTGAGGACTACACTTATTTCTGTCTGAGAAGCACCAGCCCAGGAAAGACTCTGAGATTGCTCAGTatggagcagtgctgcagttttTGTAGCTGGCTGTGCATCCAAAGAAGGGGAGAATAGCCTGACCCTTCTTTTACCATGTCGCtgcagacagagagagaaaggaaagacCCCTCACTGTCTCACTGTCTCCTGGTAACTGCTTTACCTTGGTGGGCAGGGGTTGAGATCACAGACTTCCACCCTGCTCTCTGGCTTTGGCACTGGCTGGCAGTTTTCCTCCTGAGTTTCTTCTTTGGTGTCAAAAGCCACACAAACATAGTGCAGCTGAGCATGACCTAGGAAGGGAAGCAATCTGACTGTGTGGTTTGGATGCAAGGGTTGAAAGTGTCACATCTGTGTGTACAAAACAAGCAAACTCTGCCCAAGCCATGCCACTCTTATTGCACTCATTCCCCCAGAAAAATTGTGATCACAGCCACCCTTAGACCTGTAGAGGGGGAAGGACCAAGTGGGCCCTGAGGTTCCCAGGCACTGAACTCACACCTACAGCCAGGCAacttctccctgcagcacagaaaggcCTCACCTCTACCACAGGAGACAGAACACTCCCCAGCTACAGGGCTCCAGACATACACAGTCTGATTTTGCTGCTGGACATGCCCAAGTGACTCCAGAGGCTGAGGTAAGTGTGCATCTTCCTCctcagaagagagaaaaaacagctgCCCTAAACAAACCACCAGGATGAACTGAGGAACCCAGCAGCATAACTAAAGAGGGAAGGAGCTGTCTAAAGTGACAGGATGAACTTTTAACTGGGCAGAGCATGGTGTAAACCACCCTCCAGGCTCCAGGAGTGAGCTGGTTGTTCTTAACTGGTGGATAAAAGTGCAAAGCTCCCAGTGAGGTTCCTGAAAAGCCAAGCCAGCAAACTCACTTTGTCCCAGCCCAAAGGGCAGACATTGACCACACATGGCACAAGGGAGAGGGGCTTTTCTTCTGCTGGGCACAAGCTGTCATCCACCACAGTCTCCAGGCCATCATGGTACTGCACACAGGTCAGGTTCTGCTGGGCAACTCCAGTCCCACAGACAGCAGAGCATTCACCTCTCTGAGACATCTTCCACCTGAGTGGGAGGCAATTGGCATCACCCCATTTCCCATCTGGATCAGCAGGGAGGTTTAACTCAGGGCTCTGGTTACAGAAATGGGTCATGCAGAGTGTTCAGCTTCTCTGTTTCAAAAGCCTTGCCTGGATGTGACTGAGGGAACAATTTAAGTCCTTCCACTGACAGATTTCAAGCTTTCAAGGACTAAAAGCACCTAAGCTAAGGGGCTATAGTTCAATCACTTTTTATTGAACACTAAAATGTCTCTGAGGTCAATGTCTGGGCAGGCTTGGTCTTCCTTCCCAAATAATCAACACAACCAACTCTCTTTGTTGGCATCATCTTGGAAAGGATGTGAGAGACATCTTCTTCTGGCCATACCCtcaaaatatcttcatttaGCAGATTACTGTAAAACAGTGAAGGAACATTTCCCATTCCTTCAGCTGACATCTCAATTATCTCACAGGACTAGGAAAGACAGAACATGGCTTGGGATCTGCTACTCCATTGTAATTAGGAGGAAACTACTTCAtacttctgtctttttttttactttgaacAGCACAAATACAGAACCTGGATTAAGgggcagagaaaagcaggatcTGAGCTCCCTGGAACACCAACCTGTAGAGGCAAGGCTCCATGGCACAGGGCTTGTGCtctgggaggggctgtggcagctccagaCACCTCTGATCCTCTGTTACTTCATGCTTGGTCTGATCAAAGCACACATGAGCCACTGGCTGCACCCCTGGGACACAAAAGGAACTGAAATTAGAACCAAAGTAATGGAAGGAAGATGCAGTGGTTTTGCTTTACTCAATCAGCTGGGTGAGAAAATGGACTGTGGGAATTCAGACTTCCTGTAAACACACAAACCCTTTATTGGTGCCATAACCTCCCTCAAGAGTTTTAAAGTGATTTTCCAAGGTGAGCACCCCAGCAGAGGAGAAGCTTGATTGATAACCCACTGCCAAAATGGAAAGGTTGTTCTAAATTGGCCATTTGAAAGAACAAGGATATCAATCataatttggaataaattaCTTCTAATGAGCTGACTGATGAGGGACAGCAAATAAGTTCTAGGAGGGAGCTGGTTTTAAATGCCATTGTGCAGAAGATAATATCATCACACAGTCCTTGTGCTCAAACACCCCCAGACTCCTCAAAGGCATCATCAACCAAAACCAGAGGAACTGGGAGAGAAACTGGAGACttccagtgcctgcagcaggcaaggaaagaaatattCATAAGCTACAGCTGTAAAGGAGATTTTCAACAATAAAGAACAAGCAAAGCAGATGAAAAGTCCAACTCAAAGAAATTACAAGCAAAGATAAAAGGAGTCTCCTTTCAGAGAATGGGCTACAAGGAGAGCCAGGCATTCCTGAATCTCAAGCAGCATGACCCTGAGCACCAAATGTCCAGAATCCATCAGCAGCCTTATCTGTGCTCTACCCTTGTTTTCAAATAATGACTATTGCTAAGGAGGGACTGAGAATCACTTTCAGCTCTCAAGGTGCAATTTCAGCCCAGATTCCCAACTTTCTGTTATTTTAAGTCCTGAGTTTCTcgttcttttttctgtttgtggcTGCATTAGCTGGAGGCTCTGGAGCATTTTGAGCTCTTCAGGGTTTCAGCAATCAGTTCACTTGGGGGATTTGCTGGAGAAAAGCTCTCCAGGCATAACTAGTTGTGTAGATTGACTTCCATAAATATTCATTAATGCATTTTCTAAATCCTTGTCACAGAAGTCTTGAGAGGCCTGACAGTGTCATCTGAATTATCTGGTAAACAAGATGTCAGGCCATCTATCAGAGTGAACTGTTACAATCTGCATTATGATTCCTTTAGGGAGACAGAAAGGATTAGCCATGGCACAAGAATAGAATTCTAAGAAGGAAGTTTCATAATTAGCTCTGAGGCTTTAATCAGACACCAGATACCCCTTTGGTCTCAGACTTCTGATGTTTAGCCAACTTCAAATTACAGTCTTCAGTAACTTtgaaaaatctgagaaaattatttagTCTTAAAACCAAGAGTTCAGTTAAAACTTGTTTAAAAATCTTCTCCGTGATCAAACATTTCCAGTATCATTTTGATGACTCAGCTCATTTGCTGATTTGTTAATTTAATTCAAAAGCTCCACCACTTTTTCCTTTGGTTCAGCTGAACACTAGCAAATGCAACAATCATTTCCAGCAATCTGCTTTGAAATTCAGTTCAGACCAAAGCAGAAGTCTTCATAAAAAGTAAAGACTGAGTCCTGCTGCCTCACCTTCCCCACAGGTCACTGAACATGGGCCCAGCTGAGGAATCCACAGATAGGTCAGGTTCTCCTTGGGGACAAAGTAGCTGAAGGTGATGTCTGGGTTGGTGGCATTGCCATATTCCTTTGTGTACCTCCTGTAGacctggggaaggaaaaactgTGGTCAATGCACAAGAAAACTTGGATTTATTTCTTAggatggaggaaggagaagCCAGTCTCCCTTCTTTGCATCCAATCCTGATCCTCACTGCAATGCCTCAGCCCCAGGCAGACACAGTCAGAGCACCCACCCTGTGAATTCTGGCACTGAAGGGTTGAACTCAGGGTGGTTTTCCCCACACAAtcacccccagcctgcaggatgCCTGTGGGCAGCCAACCCCCAGCCATTCCCAAGAAAAGCAATACTAGCACTCTTCAGTGAACCTCATCCCCCCCCTAGCTTTGGACACAAAGTCACCTGAATCCACCACATCTGGATTCTGCAgcaaaaccacccaaaccagGTCACCTCTGACTGGCCCCCTTCCAACTCTGCTGCTTTAATTCACCTGTATTTCAATTTCTTCCTGTGTTGGCCCATCCACGTGGATCTCCTCCAGGCTTGGCAGGTTGTCCTGGGTGAGGAACACTCGGTATTTGATCTGGTTGTCCTCCAGAACTGACGGGTAGGTGACATTCAgtgagatttttccttttccagccacCACATACTCTCCTTTAACCTTCACAGCTGGAGAaggtggaggagcagggaggttaAGAGAGATGATGTGGTAGGAACCCACTTTGTAGGAACCAGTTTGATCCAAGTTTGGCATGCCATGGAGTGTGGCACCTACAGCTTCCCACTGGAGAGCATCCCACAAGCAAAATGCAGcaccaaaaatcccatttctttgTTTGCACAAGCTCCTTTCAGCCCTGCCTGtatcctctcctctccttttcacTCCACTCACCCAGGTGTGTGAAGAGAGGCCTCCTGTTGGTGACATGGACCGAGGTGGTGTTGTAGGGCAGGGACAGAAATGTCACATACTCTGcaagggtgggaaggagaaagaTGTGATCACCTTCCACCACTGGAACTCTGTGGGAAAGGATGGGGATTGCAGCTCAACTCCTAAATTCACCCTGGCCCCGCTCCTTGCCTTGAACACAGTGATGGTGACACAGCAAACACAACTGAGCTGCATTCTGTGTCCTGTTCTCacatttctttggtttttagGTTCTCTGCTAACACCTCTACATGAGACTGCAAGAGCCAGACCAGGAAGCACGGGCAACACTCTCAAGGAAATGGTGGGATTGGTGGGCTgtcctgcagggccaggagttggaccCAATGGTCCTTTTGGATCCCTTCCTATCTGGGATAtttatggttctgtgatttgatatcacccccagctccccacaaTTTACAGGACTTCCCAAACAGTCACATTTCTGATCCACACCCAGAGAATTATGACAAAAAAAGGCATTCTGCCTACCTCCCTCAGCACTGACCACACAAAATCCATCTCCACATCctccataaaataaaatcaagcagaagggaaaaatcaTATACAGAAGATTTGGAATACAAACAGCACCACAAtgcagaggctgagggagaggACTACACACCTTGAGCTTTCCCTTCTGTGTAGGATCCACTGACTTTGGTGCAAGTGGAGTTATCACCCCCACAGACCTTGCAGGGATCCATGGCCTTCCTGGAGCCCATCTGGCCGTCACACCCGAATGCCTGAGCAGAGGGGAGAGTCTGTCAGCCTGGCCTGCTCTGAGAAAACAAGCCAGCAAAAGCAACATTGCCTGAGTTCCTGAAACTGCCCTTTCCATCTGGAATTTGGATTTAGgaaaacaacaaaggaaaagatGTGTTTGTACCTAGACCTGCCACTGGACAGCAGCGTGCAAAGCCAAGGACTGGGAGGTCTTAGCTGAGAGCACAGCTCTCAGTAACTGTGACATTTGCTTTCCCACAAGAAGCAgcccaaaaaaatctctcctgTGACCTAAACCCAAACCTCTGTGCTCTCTTCTGTGAACCCTttctggagggagggaggaagggaggaaaaaacaaaagcccaGGAGAACACTAAACATGAATGGCAGGTTCTAAAGGAATCTTTAGCTCCCCAGACTCCAAAGCCAAACCTAGCCCACATCACTTCAGTCCCATGGAACTCAGAAGAGAGATTCTATCCCCATTCCCACGAACTAGACTAATTTACACAAAGCTACAGGAGGATCTCAGCAGGCTTAACAGCAAAACATGTGCAACTGCTGAATTTATGCTGGAGCCACTGATCCCAGGCTTTGGAAGCTGCCATAACATGCATATTTATCACTGCTGCCAATGAAACAGCCAAAATCAGAACAGGTTCTGCCTACACCCTCTGCTGTTCATGGGGGGAAACACTTCACAAAACATGGTGAGCACGAGGATAAtgagaaaaacataaaattgaCAAAGAGTATTCTGGGAATGtaaagaaacaacagaaaacatcCACCCGGGTCAGCAGTGAGCAGTTCCTAAAATGCAGACAGGGCGGGGGAGTTGTGTCCAAGGTCATCAGGAAAGAATGCCTTCCTCAGGTCCAGTCCAGAGCTAAACTCCAGAAGTTATGCTTCAGTTTTGATCAACCATACTCCAAAAATCAATTTGTCAACTCGTGATCCCCAGTTTTTGCTCCTTATCTTGCCACTGACTCAGTGATTCAAGCCATGGAACTTCCCTCCAAGACAGTCAGCATTTTATGGGGCTAATTACAGCAGGCAAGCTGAGCAGTTAATGATGTCTGCTCCACCAACACAAAAACCAATTGCTTCTTGGATTAGGGATGAATAGCCCTGTGTGTTTACTGCATAATTAGCAGAATGTCTTATCTAGAGGGCATTGGATGCACAGACAGAACAGTACATCTTTGGACTCCATCCAACATACCAAGAACAAAACTCTCTTCTGAGAAGAGCTCGCTCTGCTGTTTGGGACACTGTGGTATTTTCCTAGCAGGATTTTCCCTGATTCCTTTGGTGCAGACCACCTGCCAGGGTTCAGCTGGACTCCCCAGTCACTTACTCTGCATCTCCCCATCACACACAGATGGAGATCCCCGTGGTGCTCCATGTCATCCTGCTCACACCTGGTTCCATCCAGGAAATTGTCCCCACGGCTCACCATGAACTCCttgcccacagccctgcacatgTGCTTGCAGAGCAGGtcccctggagcaggcaggcacAAGGAAGGAGTTACTCTTGCAGGAAAGCACATGGCTGCTCATCAAACAATGGGAAAAacccagagaggttgtggactcccatccctggaagtgtccaaggccaggctggagcagcttggcatagtggaaggtgtccttgccatggtgggatgagttttaaggtcccttccaacacatacctttctgggattctgtgatctctCAGGTTTCATGTGAACACAAAGCATTCAGTGAAATAGCCTTTTCATCCCAAAGTACAGACAGGTCCATGAGCAGCCCCTGCACAAACTGAGGTTCCAGACACTCCTTACCTTTGGCAAAGCCAACAGCAGAGGTCCAGGTATAAAAGGATGGTGTTTCTACATCAAGGTACAGTGGCTTTAAATTTGTTGCTGCACATTGTTCAGCCATGAAGTCCTGCTGGGTCATCAGACAGGCCTGGATCCCAGAGAGATAATTGTGTAAGGAAAGGAAGTGACTGAGCACTGACATTTAACCCTCTAGCTAAAGGCAAAATGCAATGGCTGGTGAGTAAAACACCCAAacaactggaaagaaaaaaaaacactttaaaggGAGGCTGCAGGATATGAAGACAATTGTGCTTGGAAGCTGATATCATTGCAatttatacaaaataaatagataaGGAAAATAGGAATGATGCAAGAAAGTCCCTCTTGTCATTGTGAGTCACTATTTTCTCAGCATCTGTCCTGCTATGGGGGGTTAGAGAAAATGCTTCATTACATGTGAACAATGCTATTAAATAATCCTGCTGCCTTCCATGGCACAAATACCTCTCCTGCTGTCAGACAGATGGAGGCTGTACACCAGATCTGTACCAGAGCAGTCAGCTGTGGGAAGGacagcccaaaaacacccaGCCCTCAAAGGGTTCAACAGTAAGACAGAAGTTCAGGTGTTGCTGAGCTGCATTACCTGTGTATTGCACATCTCTGCTTGCATGCTGGCACCGTGGCACTCCTGCCCCCCAAAAGCAGGCCTGGAAATGACAGAATTGCTCAGCAGGGGCAGGTTTGTCCCAGGCAAAGAGGAAGACTCAGCCCCCaggccctgagcacagcccatgTCTCACCTGGGGTTGTTGCAGAAGCGCTGCCTCAGCAGCACCCCCCCCCCACAGCTGCGggagcagggggacagggggctCCAGGCAGACCAGTGCCCATGGACCACAGCCATGGGGTTCAGTTCCTCCAGAGAGCTGCACTGACCCTTGAAGCACCACTAGGACCAAGAACACACAGAACTGGCAGCAGTgaacacagcagggctggggtttaAAAGGTTGGCACAAGTCCCTGTCTTTGGCAGGCCAGTATCAGAGAATCCCAAGGTGAATGAGGCACCTTCTCACAAGAGGCTGAAGAGTCCCCTTCCCCTAACATGAGGTTGGGGTCAAAGCAAAGAGCAGGCAGGTCATTTCAAGTAGAAGGACAGCTCAGATATCAGATATCAAAGCAACTCCAGAGATAAAGACAAGGTGGAAAGACCAAGATCAGGCCATAACAGTACCAGTTTAGGACTGGTTTTAGCTCCCTGGCCAAGGGGCACTGAATGCCATGTAACTTCCAGACACTGACAAAGCTTTGCTGTCTCCACACCCACTCCTGGTGGGAGCCTCCTTACCTTGTTGATCCCACACTCAGTTCCATCCAGGAGGGGAACCAGAAGCCGAGTACAGCTGGATTTGTCTGCTGGTTGTACGTGGCATGAGAGAACTTTACAGATGTCCTGGTGTGGCAAGAAAACCAAGGAGTTCAGGGAGTCAGGCTCAACAACACAGCAGTCCCAAAAGTCTAAATTGTGCATGGTTTTCCCAGACACCCAAAAGTGCAAGTTCCTTaatttttcctgctattttGCAAAAGCTGTGGGCAAGTCAGAAAGTCATCACTGTAGTGATCACCAGCTGTAATGCTGGAAGATGATCAACTGAAGCAATTAAAGTTTCACCCACCTTAGTGTTTCCTCATTAACAAAACATGTCCAGATGGCAGCTATTAAACACGCTGTGCTTCCCAGACAAAGGGATTTGAGCCATGGCAGGGAAGCTGGAGGAATCCAGTGAACAAGAATTCCCCAAGGCAGGACCCTGAGTGGgtgcacccagcactgccagctgtgcaCAACAGCACCCAACTGTGTAAACCTTACAGGAGATTTATGTGGAGGAAGGAAGTGatggagagaaaggaaacattttgaaagctttGCCAAGAAATCTGTGGCAGAAAAGCACCTTCGATCTCTTCAGAATAAAAACgctgccagcccctcctcccAAATTTTGGCTCCTGaacatttccctgctgctcttaGCAAGACAGACAAACTTTCTACCTACAACATTGCTGTCAGCAAAGGTGCAAGCTGTGGCCAGACTGCCAAAGGCAATTTTACACTGCTCATCTGCTCCGTAGTACAAGCCAGGCTTCCACCCCGGGATGCTGCCGTCCATGTCCGGCAGGTCATTCAAGCAGCTTGTTTGGCCTGTACTGATAGAAACATGAGGAATAACACTTTCCCAGCTGTGGCTAGTGAGGACAAGGACATGTTTGCAAACTTGTGCTGAGTTTCACTCTGGGAgttggctgctgctttcccagacAACACATGCTCGctgtgggctgggatggatttagttgcagcagctgcctggagtTGCTCGCagttccctgctgctggagttctatcccattcctgtcctgcacccagccagcacagcctgcagtgcctgTCTGAGCCTGGATGCTCTGATGTTGTAAATAAAATGTGCAGGCTGAGACAGTGTCTGAGAAATCCAACCCAGCCCAGGCACACCAGGCACCAACCAAAGCCACTTCCAGCTACATGAAGCAAAACCTGGGTTTAACCTCTGCAACAAGTGCTAAGAAATAAAGAAACCCCAAGCTTTTCACTGTTCCTCATTCTTCAATAAACTTTTTTATTCCTTGAGTTTTTCTCTCCtaagctcccagcacagggaactGAAGAGCTCAACCATTCCCTTACCTGACAATAGCCAGGAACTGCTCCCGACTGCACGGAGACCAGGTGAGGTCGATGCTGTTGTGGTTTCCTGCTGAGCCCATGATGtaaccactgctgctgcacagattCCCCTCTCCATCGTGGGCAATGCCAAGGCTGcaacagaagcagcacagagccctgaggagaagaaACCCAAAGGCTGGATTCCCTCAGAGCCTCCCTTCTCTAAGCAAGGACTgagctccctctgcagcccttcctTCTACTGTTGTCACAAAGGGTTTCTCTCCTCTTTGCAGCTTCTAATTGTCACAGAATATGCAGGGATGCAAGAAATGCAAGGAATTCTTTCCAAAATAATCCATGATGATGACCAAAAGGTTTAGAATAACCAATGGGAATTTCCCTTTTATGTCAAGAGGTCCTTTTGCCTCTTTCCTTAAACTGGAGGGTGTTTTTACCTGAATAAAACCTactgggctgctctggcagtTTCCCACTGACCTGTGCCCAATCTCATGGGCTATGGTGACTCCAAGGTCAAAGCCAGTGTCCTGGGTAATGACACAGCTCCAGAAGGAGGAGCAGACTCCCCCTAACTGAGTTACTCCACGAAGCTCCTTGTTCCCATCAGGCAACTCCAGGTCAAACCTAAAGTAagggagacagagagaaaagagcaaagaacCCCCACAGCTAAAAAAGTCAGGTCTAGACATTGAGCTGAATTTATCTGAGCTTTCCTAGTCTGGCTTTGCCAGCTATATAACATTTCTTTTGACATGAGTGCCCACTGCTCAAATTTTATGATgattccacattaaaaaaatccaagataACAGAACTGAATAAACTatttcccagtccctcccagggcagggagctcag is part of the Oenanthe melanoleuca isolate GR-GAL-2019-014 chromosome 17, OMel1.0, whole genome shotgun sequence genome and harbors:
- the ADAMTS13 gene encoding A disintegrin and metalloproteinase with thrombospondin motifs 13 isoform X1, encoding MTVSWALRALAVLPLGLCWLPEKFLGALDAEDVLSYFGSSSVADVPEFVVAEPTCPCKEEHFGLEPCPVQHCSIQAWGQLYAFEFLEDHTLLSSSFVSSQVVNSSFILLKRFPGNCFAGGKSLQPPGARSRVTFCEGQLQGVITVGEEKIHIRPVRSKDVALLKDLGFSSPHILFKSAAREAKPARAGWAPPRLHKRAEAAVKHLELMVVAGPDVYLYHKEDTERYILANLNIGAELLRDASLGAHFRVHLMQMLVLREPEAEVNITTNITSSLISVCEWSKKVNPQNDSDPQHADIVLYITRFDLELPDGNKELRGVTQLGGVCSSFWSCVITQDTGFDLGVTIAHEIGHSLGIAHDGEGNLCSSSGYIMGSAGNHNSIDLTWSPCSREQFLAIVSTGQTSCLNDLPDMDGSIPGWKPGLYYGADEQCKIAFGSLATACTFADSNVDICKVLSCHVQPADKSSCTRLLVPLLDGTECGINKWCFKGQCSSLEELNPMAVVHGHWSAWSPLSPCSRSCGGGVLLRQRFCNNPRPAFGGQECHGASMQAEMCNTQACLMTQQDFMAEQCAATNLKPLYLDVETPSFYTWTSAVGFAKGDLLCKHMCRAVGKEFMVSRGDNFLDGTRCEQDDMEHHGDLHLCVMGRCRAFGCDGQMGSRKAMDPCKVCGGDNSTCTKVSGSYTEGKAQEYVTFLSLPYNTTSVHVTNRRPLFTHLAVKVKGEYVVAGKGKISLNVTYPSVLEDNQIKYRVFLTQDNLPSLEEIHVDGPTQEEIEIQVYRRYTKEYGNATNPDITFSYFVPKENLTYLWIPQLGPCSVTCGEGVQPVAHVCFDQTKHEVTEDQRCLELPQPLPEHKPCAMEPCLYRWKMSQRGECSAVCGTGVAQQNLTCVQYHDGLETVVDDSLCPAEEKPLSLVPCVVNVCPLGWDKEEDAHLPQPLESLGHVQQQNQTVYVWSPVAGECSVSCGRGHAQLHYVCVAFDTKEETQEENCQPVPKPESRVEVCDLNPCPPRWKVTPAGPCSSSCGLGLAVQLVTCVQILHGQEVLQEEHLCPVAEKPLTSVPCVIRTCSYEWSFSEWSQCSTSCGNGIQTRQDFCLSSLTHKPVNPLFCRRFPKAVVVRGCSAGPCPEQEGTLSPGAELQPVTAATHLSTAAAATEHRHKELDVPLSAGPPEQTKPGGGVCGNLFLNATGIINMRGVESRDCTVAIGRPLREEISVTILESSLNCSAGEVLLFSGRMMWRTGCRKLPLSLINSRTNTLIVKQRVVLPGNGVILKYNSRTAAKKYYQDCDQQLFGPQGEIVNPVQLPEERQELVCRTFITVAPRQRISIRALHTDLGPEGNHTHFNYILVRDVSTMKTVVFRGKQQFLWQSTGSQAEIEFHENVKDHRTHFWAEYHAIEPK